The Bos indicus x Bos taurus breed Angus x Brahman F1 hybrid chromosome 9, Bos_hybrid_MaternalHap_v2.0, whole genome shotgun sequence genomic sequence TTTCAAGGATGAGGCTGAGTTTATGGTTTTTCACTAGTTCTGGTTTAGCAGAATGCCATTCTATTTATAAGGATTTCAACAAAATAATGTTGCATTAAGTTTTATTATATGGTTGACTATTGCTGGCCACTTCTGGTATAAAGGTTATTAGAAATAATTCTACACTGGCACTCATAGATGATtctattaaaataacatttttaaaggccataaaattaagaaacaacCCTATATGAATTATTAGAGGGACCATCATGAGACAGACTGTACAAATTCTTTCCATCTTCTgcagcaagaaaataaaacaatgcctAAATTTAGCAAAGACACTACTAAGAGGCAGGTATTTTGCAGGCAGgaaaaccttttattttaaacCACAAATAATCAGCAGGTGGCCACAACTATCCATGTTTCATTAAAATCACATAAAACCTAGGTACAAAAGCACCACTGATTATTGCTCTAGAAAAACGGCATGAAAAAATCCAAATACGCACAGTAAAAGCACCACAGGATGCACAGGACTAAATTTTTAAAGCGAGTGCATGGAATACTGAAATCAATTTTACAGACAGCTTCCAATATTAAACTGGTATTTATTTTACTCAAGGATGATGGAAATTTCCAAAAAGCACGACTATGAGAAGGTAAAATGTCCAtccttatatatttttgtatgccAACTAGTAGAGTCCTAAAAAATTAGCATTTACAAAATACTCggtaaaaatagcttttaaaagttGTCCCAAGAGGTACATAAAATCAACCCCAATTTTCATGACCATTCATTCTCCCTCGTTAGCTACAGATTCAGTTTTCTGTGCctgtgaaaaaagaaaggaagacaaaaaagagaagagTTACTATTAAAACTACCATAAGCCAAAGACGACTCCACCCGAGCAACATGCACAGTTTGGAACATGTGTTTTTAGCGGCTCTACTGCAAAACCGAGTTCAACTCTGGGTGTAAAAACAGACAAGGCAGGGATATATGACACAAACACTTGGCTGCATTTGTtgctttctgctttgcaaacGACCACAAAAGCTTTGCCTGCGGGGCTCCCGCGGTTCACGATTAAAGAAAGAGAACACCACACCACTATCTGATGCTAGTCACTGCAAACGTGCAGAATCGGCTACTGTACCCTTAACTCTCACTGTTTCAATCTGCCCCTTTACTGACAGTGTGCTGGGTGGGGTACCTCTGGAGGCTGAGACACTAACAGTTGAGCGAGAGATGTGGATCTGCAATCACATTACAGGCAATAAAGAGACACATTATGAACGTGCGGTCGCCGGCTGAAGGATCCAGCAATTGCTTTCAAGACACTGATTCAATCAGCGGGAGGTGTTTGGGGCAAGTACCTCTTCAGTTTTAGTGTCACCATTTTCAGACGGTGCTGCGGTACCTTCCTTTCCAgcttcctgcttctcctccttcttccctttaACACCTTTGCTAACCTTTGCTGCCGGTTCTTTCTAACAGAGGATCAAAGCACAGGGAGACAgagtgcatgagacagggtgggAGGTTGTGTACATTTAGCCAGCCTCCATCCAAACACAAGGGGAAGCACAAACAAGGGTGACGGGGTGGCTCTCAGGGGAAACCGGGAGCCCGGTTCTGCTGAGCTTTGAGTGGGTTACATGGAGGCTCCCGTGAAAATGTAACAGGCAACTCAGGAAATCCACTGGACTTTGACTTCTCCTCAAGTGTGTTTCTGGCGGGCATCCTCTCTTGATACAGTGAGAAGCGGTCCTGCCGTGGGGAGAGCAGCTGCAGGGGGACACAGTGAAGTCAGGGCAGACCCAGCGAGAGCAAGCGCTGCACTTGAGGACCTGGGGCTAGAAGCTGGGAgagcccttgagaaggaaggcccagaggaagaaaaattccTGATTTTAAGACCAAGCCAGGACtgccttggtggtccagtggttaagactctgccctggtggtccagtggttaagactctaatgcgctcccaaagcagggggcccaggttccatccctggtttgggaactaagattccagatCGCACAGGCCATGAAGTGTGACCACACCCCcgtccccccaccaaaaaaagaccAAAGCCACAAAAATGACTTCTGCTTCACAATCGCCTTTTCACGCCTCAATATACATCATTTCAAACAATGCACACGCAACAAGGGATGCCGCTCTGAAGGGCAGAGTAAACAAAAGCCGTTTGGGGGTAAACTTCCTACCCCCGATAATTCTGCACTGCAATTTCCCCATCTGCCAAACAGAATATGTATCCCTACCTTAGTAGGACTGATGTGAGTGTCTATGTataggatgaaagtgaaaggtgctcagtcgtgtctgactctttgtgaccccatggactacatagtccatggaattctccaggccagaatactagagcgggtagcctttcccttctccaggggatcttcccaaccccagggatcgaacccaggcctcctgcattgcaagcggattctttacccgctgagccactaggaaggCCCACGCATAGGATGAGGGTCTGACATAGGACAAGAGGctatccaggtggctcagtgggtaaagaatctgcctgcaatgcaggagctggaggagaatgtggattcaatccccaggctgggaggatcccttggagaagcaaatggcaatccactccagtattcttgcctggagaatccccatggacagaggagtctggcaggctacagttcatggggtcacaaagagtcagacatgactgaagcgactgagcacacatgcacacaggacAAGGGCTATGTAACTGCTTGTATTCATTATTTGCTGTGTGTTTATtactgtgtgttagtcgctcagtcatgtccgactctttgcgaccctgaggGGTGttgcctgccaggatcctctgtccatgtgattctccaggccagaatagtcaagtgggctgccatttccttctccaggggatcttcctgacccagggatcaaacccaggtctcctgtttccctggtggctcagctgataaagaatccacctgtaatgcaggcggcctgggttagatccctgggttgggaagatcccctggagaagggaaaggctaccgactccagtattctggcctggagaattccatggactgaacagtccttggggtcacaaagagtcagacatgactgagcgcctttcacCTACActtacctgcattgcaggcagactctttattgtctgagctacaAGGAAGCCTTAATTTTTCGGTAGTATTGATTAATTATTAGTCAGCAGACTGGCCTCCTAAGACCAGTTCTAGGAAGCCAGAAGCCCCTCACAAGTCCTCCACCAGCTGTTGGCAGCAGGCCCAGGCTCACTGTTCCAGAGAACCATCTGAACTGTGTGTCTCATGAGGCAGCTACCAAACTCCACCTTGGACATGAGGCTTCTCAGAGTAGCATATGCTCTGACTTCCTTTGCTGTATGGACCAAACGGAAAACAGACTCCCAGCAAAGTGTAAAAACTGTGCTCTCTGCTTTTTGAGAAAGCTTGTCTCCAGCTCGGGTGAGTTTTCTAGTCCAGGCACTGAGCCTGAATCAT encodes the following:
- the HMGN3 gene encoding high mobility group nucleosome-binding domain-containing protein 3 isoform X4; translation: MPKRKSPENTEGKDGSKVTKQEPTRRSARLSAKPAPPKPEPKPRKTSAKKEPAAKVSKGVKGKKEEKQEAGKEGTAAPSENGDTKTEEAQKTESVANEGE
- the HMGN3 gene encoding high mobility group nucleosome-binding domain-containing protein 3 isoform X2, which translates into the protein MPKRKSPENTEGKDGSKVTKQEPTRRSARLSAKPAPPKPEPKPRKTSAKKEPAAKVSKGVKGKKEEKQEAGKEGTAAPSENGDTKTEEIHISRSTVSVSASRGTPPSTLSVKGQIETVRVKGTEN
- the HMGN3 gene encoding high mobility group nucleosome-binding domain-containing protein 3 isoform X1: MPKRKSPENTEGKDGSKVTKQEPTRRSARLSAKPAPPKPEPKPRKTSAKKEPAAKVSKGVKGKKEEKQEAGKEGTAAPSENGDTKTEEIHISRSTVSVSASRGTPPSTLSVKGQIETVRVKGTVADSARLQ
- the HMGN3 gene encoding high mobility group nucleosome-binding domain-containing protein 3 isoform X3, whose product is MPKRKPTRRSARLSAKPAPPKPEPKPRKTSAKKEPAAKVSKGVKGKKEEKQEAGKEGTAAPSENGDTKTEEIHISRSTVSVSASRGTPPSTLSVKGQIETVRVKGTVADSARLQ